A genomic window from Bacillus sp. BGMRC 2118 includes:
- a CDS encoding sporulation protein, translating into MSLFNKVLASIGIGGAKVDTKLHKGSYAVGEDVQGIVEITGGNTEQPIDEIYLSVMTTYIKEVDDNKFTQTGTVGKFRVLDKLTILPNEKKEIPFSFTLPYDTPLTAGKTRVWIHTGLDIKNAVDPTDKDFITVSPSPLAQTVLQSVRELGFSMREAECISAPRYLRSNLPFIQEFEFVPTSGAFRGKLDELEVTFLAASEIKIDVLLQVDRRARGLGSLLSEALSMDESNIKLSFSASEIGSIKHKLQDVISRYS; encoded by the coding sequence TTGTCATTATTTAATAAGGTATTAGCTAGTATTGGGATAGGTGGAGCCAAGGTAGATACAAAACTACATAAAGGAAGCTATGCGGTTGGTGAAGATGTACAGGGTATTGTGGAGATTACAGGTGGAAACACAGAACAACCTATCGATGAAATTTACCTGTCGGTTATGACTACTTATATTAAGGAAGTAGATGATAATAAGTTTACTCAAACAGGAACAGTGGGGAAGTTCCGTGTATTAGACAAACTAACAATATTGCCAAATGAAAAGAAGGAAATCCCCTTTTCATTTACGTTACCGTATGATACACCCTTAACTGCAGGAAAAACACGAGTATGGATTCATACTGGTCTTGATATTAAAAATGCAGTAGACCCAACAGATAAAGACTTTATTACGGTATCTCCATCACCACTTGCACAAACTGTTCTTCAGTCTGTACGAGAACTAGGTTTCAGTATGCGTGAAGCAGAATGTATTTCGGCGCCAAGATATCTTAGAAGCAATCTTCCGTTTATTCAAGAATTTGAGTTTGTACCGACAAGCGGAGCATTCAGAGGGAAGTTAGACGAACTGGAAGTTACATTCCTGGCTGCATCAGAGATTAAAATAGATGTTCTATTACAAGTGGATCGTCGTGCACGTGGGTTAGGAAGTTTACTTTCAGAAGCATTAAGTATGGATGAAAGTAATATTAAACTATCCTTTTCAGCTAGTGAAATAGGTTCAATTAAACATAAGCTGCAAGATGTGATTTCTCGTTATTCATAA
- a CDS encoding SpoIID/LytB domain-containing protein produces MKKILVFLAAVIYLCFPTNSHAEEMVTVKIFQNIEESSELEITLKGGYFSVNPLFHFEEGVKYSVSVNKGKLVIKGNGLQQVVDGSILVVPDSYDVDHQIKINEHPYLGAMEFSVEANQFVRPTNQLPLEDYLKGVVPLEVYPSWPIETLKAQAVAARTYAVAHIQDKMDDTIRFQVYGGYDWKESTTKAVEETEGEVITHKNKLINAFYSASNGGVTESNANVWGGNPQPYFPIKEDPYDPTHPWKYTLHKEQISLDNVDWTDAKWWDQSVEIDDKITQTMKKKLQKNGYPGDIKIISIPKFELSDEQYDSKRARKGSITIEFLHRLVDGTVLLEEYELTDVEINRIRPLIGGDLFKSYLIDSLAANNGTYTMKGRGYGHGVGMSQWGASIMGQKGKSYEEIIQHYFPGTTISKY; encoded by the coding sequence ATGAAAAAGATACTCGTATTCTTAGCAGCAGTAATATATCTATGTTTTCCTACAAATAGTCACGCAGAAGAAATGGTTACAGTTAAGATTTTTCAAAACATTGAAGAATCTTCTGAATTAGAGATTACATTAAAGGGAGGGTACTTCTCAGTCAATCCACTATTTCACTTTGAAGAAGGTGTGAAATACTCTGTATCGGTTAATAAGGGTAAATTAGTCATAAAGGGAAACGGACTACAACAAGTTGTCGATGGTTCCATATTAGTAGTACCAGACAGCTATGATGTAGATCATCAAATTAAAATTAATGAACACCCATATTTAGGAGCAATGGAATTTTCAGTAGAAGCAAACCAATTTGTTAGACCAACCAATCAATTACCATTAGAAGATTATCTAAAAGGTGTTGTACCATTAGAAGTGTATCCAAGTTGGCCAATTGAAACACTAAAGGCACAAGCCGTGGCTGCCCGAACATATGCAGTAGCCCATATACAGGATAAAATGGATGACACGATACGATTTCAAGTATATGGTGGGTATGATTGGAAGGAGTCAACAACTAAAGCGGTTGAAGAAACAGAAGGAGAGGTCATAACCCATAAAAATAAATTAATAAATGCATTTTATTCAGCTAGTAATGGTGGAGTGACGGAAAGTAACGCGAATGTATGGGGAGGAAATCCACAGCCATATTTCCCTATCAAGGAAGATCCATACGACCCAACCCATCCATGGAAATACACGTTGCACAAGGAACAAATCTCACTAGATAATGTTGACTGGACAGATGCAAAATGGTGGGATCAATCAGTAGAAATTGACGATAAGATAACGCAAACTATGAAAAAAAAGCTACAAAAAAACGGATATCCAGGTGATATTAAAATCATTTCAATTCCTAAATTTGAGTTATCAGATGAGCAGTATGACTCAAAGCGCGCTAGAAAAGGCTCGATTACCATTGAATTTTTACACAGATTAGTTGATGGCACAGTGTTGCTTGAGGAATATGAATTAACAGATGTTGAAATTAACCGAATTAGACCACTAATAGGTGGCGATTTATTTAAAAGTTATTTAATTGATTCTTTAGCTGCTAATAACGGTACTTACACGATGAAAGGCAGAGGCTATGGCCACGGTGTTGGAATGAGTCAATGGGGTGCTAGTATCATGGGGCAGAAAGGAAAGTCATACGAAGAAATCATCCAGCATTACTTTCCTGGGACAACAATATCAAAGTATTAG
- the dacB gene encoding D-alanyl-D-alanine carboxypeptidase/D-alanyl-D-alanine-endopeptidase — MLSIFLLGFVCNIPYHDVRAESMSDSVKQQLDSVVQQNPILTGAIAGISIRDANSGQLLYDHNGNSRLQPASNLKLVTAITALSVLGEDYTFQTEVLTDGALKDGLLLGNVYLRGKGDPTLLVEDLERLSKKLRELGVSSVRGDIIYDDTWFDDVRYSVDLPWSDEATYYGGQVSALNLSPDRDYDAGTIIVEVRPEKVGIPPKVEIYPNTDYVCIVNKAKTVDEEGIKNVTITREHGKNEIVIKGTIPTKSTLQKEWISTWNPSAYTAHVFQDTLQASGITFQGKVRSGTTPDNAKEMAVDTSIPLSEIVMNFMKQSNNGIGEVLVKEIGKKVHNEGSWDKGLQVVKEELKKYEINTDSLIIRDGSGISHVNSMKANDFTTILYSVQQEKWFTSFHNSLPVAGSGERIIGGTLFHRMHNLPDGVEVRAKTGTISTVSTLSGYIITKSGKKLAFSILLNHLLDEKKGKKLEDEIVHIFANQ; from the coding sequence ATGCTGTCTATTTTTTTACTCGGATTTGTATGCAATATCCCGTATCATGATGTAAGAGCTGAATCAATGTCAGACTCAGTAAAACAGCAGCTCGATTCAGTGGTACAGCAGAATCCGATTCTTACAGGAGCAATTGCTGGAATTAGCATTCGTGATGCAAATAGTGGTCAGCTTCTTTATGATCATAATGGAAATAGTAGATTACAACCTGCATCAAATTTAAAGTTGGTGACAGCCATCACTGCATTATCTGTTTTGGGTGAGGATTATACATTCCAAACAGAAGTGTTGACAGATGGTGCCTTAAAAGACGGATTGTTATTAGGAAACGTGTACTTAAGGGGTAAAGGAGATCCTACATTACTGGTAGAAGATTTGGAAAGGTTGTCTAAGAAACTACGTGAATTAGGTGTTTCCTCAGTTAGAGGTGACATTATATATGATGATACTTGGTTTGATGATGTAAGATATTCCGTTGACTTGCCGTGGAGTGATGAAGCAACGTATTATGGTGGTCAGGTTTCCGCACTTAATCTTTCACCTGATAGAGATTATGATGCTGGAACAATTATAGTAGAGGTTCGCCCTGAAAAGGTGGGGATTCCCCCAAAAGTAGAAATATATCCTAATACAGACTATGTATGTATCGTAAATAAAGCAAAAACGGTAGATGAAGAAGGAATAAAAAATGTAACCATAACGAGAGAACACGGGAAAAACGAAATTGTTATCAAAGGAACAATTCCCACCAAAAGTACCTTACAAAAGGAGTGGATATCAACTTGGAATCCCTCAGCCTACACTGCTCATGTATTCCAAGACACATTACAAGCATCTGGCATTACCTTTCAAGGAAAGGTAAGGTCTGGAACTACACCTGATAATGCAAAGGAAATGGCGGTTGACACATCGATCCCGTTATCGGAGATTGTGATGAATTTTATGAAGCAAAGCAATAATGGTATTGGTGAAGTGCTTGTTAAGGAGATCGGAAAAAAGGTACATAATGAGGGAAGCTGGGACAAAGGATTACAAGTTGTAAAAGAAGAGTTAAAAAAATATGAAATAAATACGGATAGTCTGATCATTCGTGATGGGTCAGGTATTTCACATGTTAACTCAATGAAGGCAAATGATTTCACTACCATTCTATATTCAGTTCAACAAGAGAAATGGTTCACATCTTTCCACAATTCCTTACCAGTAGCTGGATCTGGGGAACGCATAATAGGGGGAACATTATTTCATCGTATGCATAACCTTCCAGATGGTGTAGAGGTACGAGCCAAAACGGGTACCATTTCAACAGTAAGCACACTATCAGGGTACATCATCACGAAAAGTGGAAAAAAACTAGCATTCTCCATTTTGTTAAATCATCTATTGGATGAGAAAAAAGGAAAGAAACTTGAAGATGAGATTGTTCATATATTTGCCAATCAATAA
- a CDS encoding RNA helicase → MQTFNALYEKAKKETIDRVFEDIERYIEILEHIPSYEQYIRERGQFIVHLWLNTWVNVASSQTPVKDRKAFLTEKGLDVEDVTRKQLNILFKNEIREFKTFDVLKWLDEQFAHNKDKWEKTYEEARAHYIQREKRRQDVELRQRVLLRLEQEIGKLLTQYFDELYVHVRYEMALHITKEVKKNGYEPTSITTNVERYIEDCIEEQSYIPYWKRKTLDWEEVENQYQMIISDYLFNLGPKWFMEKLGSKTIHEYKKITHQDLTLDKLKSFIIEPLYDLSYEFLDEFKSEFIVDVINLSRVPFSTEKHLEIYYRDLENQEQRYAEEQAELERKKEEHERMMQDVFGREYSPSASRTMKFVLHVGETNTGKTFHALQRMKEAQSGLYLAPLRLLALEVFEKLNNEGVPCSLKTGEEEKVTTGASHLSSTVEMFYEKDYYEVIVIDEAQMISDKDRGYSWYKAITKANANEVHIIGSLNSKEMLMQLLGNSEIEINEYLREIPLEVEEREFTLKQTKKGDAIVCFSRSRVLETASTLKDNGYKVSMIYGSMPPETRKKQMNMFIDGETTVIVATDAIGMGLNLPIRRIVFLENEKFDGTRRRTLTSQEVKQIAGRAGRKGIYDIGKVAFSRDVSYMSELLHGKDESLHTFAIAPTSSVLERYEKYSRNLGEFFELWKEFKNPPGTRKAPLLEARELFESIKHTEIAARLTLKDLYSFINMPFSASEPALATQWKKNMYAIIDKTELPEPVIKTESLEELELSYKSVGLHLLFLYRLERRTETVYWERVRDELSESIHEMLKTGIKIPPKTCRTCGTELPKDFRFMKCEECFNKRPSTRRSYFHR, encoded by the coding sequence ATGCAGACATTTAACGCACTATACGAAAAGGCGAAGAAAGAAACAATAGACAGAGTATTTGAAGATATTGAACGATATATAGAAATTCTAGAGCACATACCCTCATATGAGCAATATATACGAGAGCGTGGCCAATTTATTGTACATTTATGGTTAAATACGTGGGTTAACGTTGCATCTAGTCAAACACCGGTTAAAGATCGAAAGGCATTTCTAACGGAAAAAGGACTAGATGTAGAAGATGTTACACGTAAACAGTTAAATATCCTTTTTAAAAATGAAATACGTGAGTTCAAAACGTTTGATGTCCTTAAATGGCTAGATGAGCAGTTTGCCCATAACAAGGATAAGTGGGAAAAAACATATGAAGAAGCAAGAGCTCACTATATACAAAGAGAGAAAAGAAGACAAGATGTCGAATTAAGACAACGTGTTTTACTTAGGCTCGAACAAGAAATTGGGAAGTTATTAACTCAATATTTTGATGAGTTATACGTTCATGTGCGCTACGAAATGGCGTTACATATCACAAAAGAAGTGAAGAAAAATGGTTACGAACCAACCTCTATTACAACAAATGTTGAAAGGTATATAGAGGATTGTATTGAAGAACAATCCTATATACCTTATTGGAAACGTAAAACATTGGATTGGGAAGAAGTTGAAAATCAATATCAAATGATCATCTCAGATTATTTATTTAACCTTGGTCCAAAATGGTTCATGGAAAAATTGGGCTCAAAAACCATCCACGAGTATAAGAAAATTACACACCAGGACCTGACACTGGATAAATTAAAATCATTCATAATTGAACCATTGTATGACTTAAGTTATGAATTTCTTGATGAATTCAAATCGGAGTTCATTGTAGATGTAATCAACTTATCAAGAGTGCCGTTCTCTACAGAAAAGCACCTTGAAATCTATTATCGAGATTTAGAGAATCAGGAGCAGAGGTATGCTGAAGAACAAGCAGAGTTAGAGCGCAAAAAAGAAGAACATGAAAGAATGATGCAAGATGTATTTGGAAGAGAATACAGTCCCTCTGCTAGTCGAACAATGAAGTTTGTTTTACATGTAGGGGAAACAAACACAGGAAAAACGTTCCATGCCTTACAACGGATGAAAGAAGCACAAAGTGGACTGTACTTAGCCCCGCTTCGACTACTCGCTCTTGAAGTATTCGAAAAATTAAATAACGAAGGTGTCCCTTGCTCATTGAAGACAGGTGAAGAAGAAAAGGTAACAACTGGTGCCAGTCACTTGTCGAGTACTGTCGAAATGTTCTATGAAAAAGACTATTATGAAGTTATCGTTATTGATGAAGCACAGATGATATCCGATAAAGATCGTGGATATTCATGGTACAAAGCAATTACAAAGGCAAATGCAAATGAAGTTCATATTATCGGCAGTTTGAATAGTAAGGAGATGCTGATGCAGTTACTCGGAAACTCAGAGATTGAAATAAATGAGTATTTGAGAGAAATCCCCCTTGAGGTCGAAGAAAGAGAATTTACTTTAAAGCAGACAAAAAAGGGAGATGCAATTGTTTGCTTTTCCCGAAGTCGAGTGTTGGAAACTGCCTCCACACTAAAAGATAATGGTTATAAAGTGAGTATGATATATGGAAGCATGCCGCCTGAAACAAGAAAAAAACAAATGAACATGTTTATAGATGGAGAGACGACAGTTATTGTAGCAACCGATGCAATCGGAATGGGATTAAATTTACCCATACGTAGAATCGTTTTCCTAGAGAATGAGAAGTTTGATGGTACGAGAAGAAGGACGCTAACTTCTCAAGAAGTTAAACAAATAGCAGGACGTGCCGGACGCAAAGGGATATACGATATAGGAAAGGTTGCTTTCTCTAGGGATGTCAGTTATATGTCTGAGTTACTTCATGGCAAGGACGAATCTCTTCACACATTTGCAATTGCACCAACAAGTAGTGTTTTAGAGCGATACGAAAAATATTCCCGTAATCTTGGTGAATTTTTTGAGCTATGGAAGGAATTTAAAAATCCGCCAGGCACCAGGAAAGCTCCTTTACTGGAGGCAAGAGAGCTATTTGAAAGTATTAAACATACAGAAATTGCTGCGAGACTAACGTTAAAAGATCTTTATAGCTTTATCAATATGCCGTTTTCAGCCTCTGAACCTGCACTTGCAACGCAGTGGAAAAAGAATATGTACGCCATTATTGATAAAACTGAATTGCCAGAGCCTGTGATTAAAACGGAGAGCCTTGAAGAATTAGAGCTTTCTTATAAAAGTGTGGGTCTTCATTTACTCTTTTTATATCGGTTAGAGAGAAGAACAGAAACAGTGTATTGGGAAAGAGTTAGAGATGAATTATCTGAAAGCATTCATGAAATGTTAAAAACAGGTATTAAAATTCCACCTAAAACATGCCGAACGTGTGGAACAGAATTACCTAAAGACTTTAGGTTTATGAAATGTGAAGAATGCTTTAATAAACGACCATCAACAAGACGCTCGTATTTTCATCGATAA
- a CDS encoding protein kinase: protein MMLPEYVLERPLKRGIVVHQRYQIEDFVGMGSYGIVYLGVDLETRNRVIIKQNRRKRKSLSKELLKKEAETLRLLHHPQIPYCIDFKEESTKSTLVMEYMKGSNLEEFVLVKRKVYNEFESLSILRKVVEVVDYIHSNNIVHRDLRLPNLLLHDDKVCIIDFGLAVYNGDTESITSTISTSFEKRLYREPIFESDFYALGHFLLFLLYSGYVPSSRKERSWEEELTLTINTRCLLRKLLKIEEPFNQCRELIVYIDKILSQQA from the coding sequence GTGATGCTACCTGAATATGTATTAGAAAGACCACTTAAACGAGGGATTGTCGTCCACCAGCGCTACCAAATTGAAGATTTCGTAGGAATGGGTAGCTATGGAATTGTCTACCTGGGAGTGGATTTAGAGACCAGAAACAGAGTCATTATTAAACAGAATAGAAGAAAAAGAAAATCATTAAGTAAAGAGTTATTAAAAAAAGAAGCTGAAACATTACGTTTACTCCATCATCCTCAAATACCGTACTGTATAGATTTTAAAGAGGAGTCCACGAAAAGTACATTAGTTATGGAATATATGAAAGGTAGCAATTTAGAGGAGTTCGTATTAGTAAAGCGAAAGGTCTATAATGAATTTGAAAGTTTATCAATATTACGAAAAGTAGTTGAGGTTGTAGATTACATCCACTCTAACAATATTGTTCACCGTGATCTTCGTCTCCCCAATTTATTATTACATGATGACAAAGTATGTATAATAGATTTCGGTTTAGCCGTCTATAACGGTGACACAGAATCGATAACATCTACTATCAGTACTAGCTTTGAAAAGCGATTATATAGAGAGCCTATTTTTGAAAGTGACTTTTACGCACTTGGCCATTTTTTATTGTTTTTATTGTATTCGGGTTATGTGCCATCTTCAAGAAAGGAACGAAGCTGGGAAGAAGAGCTAACGTTGACAATTAATACCCGGTGTCTTCTTCGGAAATTGTTGAAAATAGAAGAACCGTTTAATCAGTGTCGAGAATTGATTGTATATATCGATAAGATATTGTCCCAGCAAGCATGA